The following are from one region of the Luteimonas sp. MC1572 genome:
- the thiD gene encoding bifunctional hydroxymethylpyrimidine kinase/phosphomethylpyrimidine kinase has product MSKTIVSALTIAGSDSGGGAGIQADLKAFAAHDVHGLSAIAALTAQHTRGVTAVHVPPVAFLRAQIDACFDDFNIGAVKLGMLASAEVIHAVADALEVHRPAWLVVDPVMVATSGARLLESDALDAMRTRLLPMADLLTPNIPEAELLLGAPIADAAAAADALAALRAMGARGVLLKGGHLAEGDTVVDRLSEGAGVREFRQPRMDVDGHGTGCTLASAIAANLCLGRSMADACSDAVAYVHRALQLGIRPGRSDVLVLGHIAARPR; this is encoded by the coding sequence GTTTCCGCGCTGACCATCGCCGGCTCCGACTCCGGCGGCGGCGCCGGGATCCAGGCCGACCTCAAGGCATTCGCCGCGCACGACGTGCACGGGCTGTCCGCGATTGCCGCACTGACCGCGCAACACACCCGTGGCGTCACCGCGGTGCACGTGCCGCCGGTGGCGTTCCTGCGCGCGCAGATCGATGCCTGCTTCGACGATTTCAACATCGGCGCGGTCAAGCTGGGGATGCTCGCTTCGGCCGAGGTGATCCACGCGGTCGCCGATGCGCTCGAGGTGCATCGCCCCGCCTGGCTGGTCGTCGACCCGGTCATGGTCGCCACGTCCGGCGCGCGCCTGCTGGAATCCGACGCGCTCGACGCCATGCGCACGCGGCTGCTGCCGATGGCCGACCTGCTGACGCCCAACATCCCGGAAGCCGAGCTGCTGCTCGGCGCGCCAATCGCCGACGCAGCAGCCGCAGCGGACGCGCTTGCGGCGCTGCGCGCGATGGGCGCGCGTGGCGTGCTGCTGAAGGGAGGTCATCTCGCCGAAGGCGACACTGTCGTCGACCGGCTTTCCGAAGGCGCCGGCGTCCGCGAATTCCGCCAGCCGCGCATGGATGTCGACGGCCACGGCACGGGCTGCACCCTGGCGTCGGCGATCGCCGCGAACCTCTGCCTCGGCCGCTCCATGGCAGACGCGTGCAGTGACGCCGTGGCCTATGTGCACCGGGCACTGCAGCTCGGCATCCGCCCGGGGCGCAGCGACGTGCTGGTGCTCGGCCACATCGCAGCGCGCCCGCGGTGA
- a CDS encoding XrtA/PEP-CTERM system exopolysaccharide export protein encodes MIVFRLITTIALAALLGACASSHGSVDAPPDQPRAAVGEYLIGVDDIVQVTVWRNPELGITVPVRPDGMISVPLVGDVVAGGLAPSAVAANIQEKLAAYVRDPQVAVILTDLRSHEYLSRVRVTGAVRQPISIPYRQGMTVLDAVLAAGGVNEFAASDRAALYRRNDDSTTTYAVRLDRILDRGDLTTNHRVAPGDVITIPERAF; translated from the coding sequence ATGATCGTGTTCCGACTGATCACCACTATCGCGCTGGCGGCCCTGCTGGGCGCATGCGCATCGTCCCATGGCAGCGTCGATGCCCCTCCCGACCAGCCCCGCGCCGCCGTCGGCGAATACCTGATCGGCGTCGACGATATCGTCCAGGTGACTGTGTGGCGCAATCCTGAACTGGGGATCACGGTTCCCGTTCGTCCCGACGGAATGATCTCGGTGCCGCTGGTGGGTGACGTGGTGGCCGGTGGCCTCGCGCCTTCGGCCGTGGCCGCCAACATCCAGGAGAAGCTCGCCGCCTACGTGCGCGACCCGCAGGTGGCCGTGATCCTGACCGACCTGCGGAGTCATGAGTACCTGTCGCGCGTGCGGGTGACCGGGGCCGTGCGGCAGCCGATTTCAATCCCGTACCGCCAGGGGATGACGGTGCTCGACGCGGTGCTGGCAGCGGGCGGTGTCAACGAGTTCGCGGCGTCCGACCGTGCCGCCCTGTACCGCCGCAACGACGACTCGACCACGACCTATGCCGTGCGCCTGGACCGTATCCTCGACCGCGGCGACCTGACCACCAACCACCGGGTGGCACCGGGCGACGTGATCACGATCCCGGAGCGCGCATTCTGA
- a CDS encoding XrtA system polysaccharide chain length determinant, translated as MASNALAAPRRPGLPLPSTSELAPNELLPILLREVRARIVPLVSIFTAIALLTLVVGLFVIPRIYTASVTILAQDSDIIQPLLEGRAVPTGVADRAGMARQIVYGRKVLSAAMAVGGWLDASPSPLEQDRLMEEIRNRTLIESPRPELVQISYRDRDPERAFRITEAFGSMFMSEAAAAKGRESREAYEFIDSKVQEYHAKLSSAEGNLQEYQSRNVDAQPGSAADATTRIGALRTQLEQTRMALLEQESRESSIEAQLSGESAVTAVQTREGLYRTRLIELQSERDRLLLTYTEQHPDVVRLRHQIDDINRMLADERSRRESPGGAGSLSDEAQANPLYQELRSQLAQARRETAATRSRLQIAQSLLDDELDRSRRIAASEGALAELTRDYEVNREIYQDLLRRRENARVSMGLDQENRGLTLRIQDPATMPLRPTGLRFMHIAAAGLLVAIALPLALVFAVVRFDPRVRSPHLIVKHSQLPLLTTVPAYPTPGERRREYASMALAIAMVGSVVLVYVFTYAYKVVVA; from the coding sequence ATGGCTTCCAACGCCCTGGCCGCGCCACGTCGTCCCGGCCTCCCGCTGCCCAGCACCTCCGAGCTCGCGCCAAACGAGTTGCTTCCCATCCTGCTGCGCGAAGTGCGGGCACGTATCGTGCCCCTGGTTTCGATATTCACCGCGATCGCCCTGCTCACCCTTGTCGTGGGCCTGTTCGTGATCCCGCGCATCTACACCGCCTCGGTCACGATCCTCGCCCAGGACAGCGACATCATCCAGCCACTGCTCGAGGGCCGCGCCGTTCCCACCGGCGTTGCCGACCGTGCCGGCATGGCGCGCCAGATTGTCTACGGCCGCAAGGTCCTGTCAGCAGCGATGGCTGTCGGTGGTTGGCTTGATGCAAGTCCCAGCCCGCTCGAACAGGACCGGCTGATGGAGGAGATCCGCAACCGCACGCTGATCGAGAGCCCGCGACCCGAACTGGTGCAGATCAGTTACCGCGACCGCGACCCCGAACGCGCCTTCCGGATCACCGAAGCCTTTGGCTCCATGTTCATGAGCGAAGCCGCGGCGGCCAAGGGACGCGAGAGCCGCGAGGCCTACGAGTTCATCGACAGCAAGGTGCAGGAGTACCACGCCAAGCTGTCGAGCGCCGAGGGCAACCTGCAGGAATACCAGTCGCGCAACGTCGACGCCCAGCCCGGCAGCGCCGCAGATGCCACCACCCGGATCGGTGCACTGCGCACCCAGCTCGAGCAGACGCGGATGGCGCTGCTGGAGCAGGAATCGCGCGAGTCGTCGATCGAGGCGCAGCTGTCGGGCGAGTCCGCGGTGACCGCGGTGCAGACCCGCGAGGGCCTGTACCGGACGCGCCTGATCGAGCTCCAGTCCGAGCGCGACCGCCTGTTGCTGACCTACACCGAGCAGCATCCCGACGTGGTCCGCCTCCGCCACCAGATCGACGACATCAACCGGATGCTCGCCGACGAGCGCAGCCGCCGCGAATCACCCGGCGGCGCCGGCAGCCTGTCCGACGAAGCGCAGGCCAACCCGCTCTACCAGGAACTGCGCAGCCAGCTGGCACAGGCGCGGCGCGAGACGGCGGCCACACGCTCGCGGCTGCAGATCGCGCAGTCGCTGCTGGACGACGAGCTCGACCGCAGCCGGCGCATCGCGGCCTCCGAAGGTGCGCTTGCCGAACTCACCCGTGACTACGAGGTCAACCGCGAGATCTACCAGGACCTGTTGCGTCGACGCGAGAATGCGCGGGTATCGATGGGCCTCGACCAGGAAAACCGCGGCCTCACGCTGCGCATCCAGGATCCCGCGACCATGCCGCTGCGCCCGACGGGACTGCGCTTCATGCATATCGCGGCCGCCGGCCTGCTGGTTGCGATCGCGCTGCCACTGGCCCTGGTGTTCGCGGTGGTGCGCTTCGACCCGCGGGTGCGGTCGCCGCACCTCATCGTCAAACACTCCCAGCTGCCCCTGCTGACCACCGTGCCTGCCTATCCCACTCCCGGCGAGCGCCGGCGCGAGTATGCTTCGATGGCGCTCGCCATCGCGATGGTCGGCTCGGTGGTGCTGGTCTATGTCTTCACCTACGCCTACAAGGTGGTAGTCGCATGA
- a CDS encoding CpsD/CapB family tyrosine-protein kinase, which translates to MSAASVIDPHPTRDTPEGAANAAKPRHEGSRNLARVQQTPLTPRALEERRLIHRQDSVRVQADAFRDLRTRLLNLRGNQNFITLVAPVGHGCGGSFVARNLALAFAFDEAKTALLVDCDALHPSHHMALAAGSDNRGLMDYLGGGIDDLAEIQYPTGIPRLQLIPNGSVREIAGEYFTSARARTMIDSLRAADPNRYIILDAPSALNSPDARILSDLADVVVLVAGYGKVTLDAIDKAAANFDPDKLAGIVFNDNH; encoded by the coding sequence ATGAGTGCCGCATCGGTGATCGACCCGCACCCCACCCGCGACACCCCGGAGGGCGCCGCCAACGCCGCGAAGCCGCGCCATGAAGGTTCGCGCAACCTGGCCCGCGTCCAGCAGACGCCGCTGACCCCGCGCGCACTCGAGGAGCGCCGCCTGATCCACCGGCAGGACTCGGTCCGCGTCCAGGCCGACGCATTCCGCGACCTGCGCACGCGGCTGCTCAACCTGCGCGGCAACCAGAACTTCATCACCCTGGTGGCGCCGGTCGGGCATGGCTGTGGCGGCAGCTTCGTTGCCCGCAACCTCGCGCTCGCATTCGCCTTTGACGAGGCCAAGACCGCCCTGCTGGTCGACTGCGATGCGCTGCATCCAAGCCACCACATGGCACTCGCTGCCGGCAGCGACAACCGCGGGCTGATGGACTACCTCGGCGGCGGCATCGATGACCTTGCGGAGATCCAGTACCCGACCGGCATCCCGCGACTGCAGCTGATCCCCAACGGCAGCGTGCGCGAGATCGCCGGCGAGTACTTCACCTCCGCGCGCGCGCGCACCATGATCGACTCGCTGCGCGCCGCCGACCCGAACCGCTACATCATCCTCGATGCACCCTCGGCCCTGAACTCTCCCGACGCGCGCATCCTGTCCGACCTGGCCGACGTCGTCGTGCTCGTCGCCGGGTACGGCAAGGTGACGCTCGACGCGATCGACAAGGCCGCCGCCAACTTCGACCCGGACAAACTCGCGGGCATCGTGTTCAACGACAACCACTGA
- a CDS encoding glycosyltransferase family 4 protein codes for MDSIGHAGRKSVRKVLYHHRTQGKAVEGVHIRGITDALRAKGVAVDIISLPGADPYSSPRAMSPTRQARPWMKLVTGLPEPLFELAELAYNVVAGWRIAAWLLRNRDVDFIYERYSLFMYAPIWLARLRRIPIILEVNDSATVERVRPLAFRGLAMAIERLAFRNASGLVFVSGIFRDRALAAHGAMAPAIVTPNAADIAKFTFSEQQREGTRARLGLDGHVVCGYLGGFVPWHAIDRFVHRIADHLEAAPHLKLLLVGDGATYPALRALVESRGLSSQVVMTGRVAHDEVPGLLAAMDMAVLPSAGDYTSPVKLFEFMACGVPPVAPDFEPIREVLVEGETGWMFKAGDLDAAVASVLARSRDRAVLARVGAAARRYIAAHRQWRNNIEELIAFHHALAARKAIQ; via the coding sequence ATGGACAGCATTGGCCACGCGGGCCGCAAGTCGGTCCGCAAGGTGCTCTACCACCATCGCACGCAGGGCAAGGCCGTCGAGGGCGTGCACATCCGCGGGATCACCGATGCCCTGCGTGCCAAGGGGGTCGCGGTCGACATCATCTCGCTGCCGGGCGCCGATCCCTATTCGTCGCCACGCGCGATGTCGCCGACCCGGCAGGCGAGGCCGTGGATGAAGCTGGTGACCGGCCTGCCCGAGCCGCTGTTCGAGCTTGCCGAGCTCGCCTACAACGTCGTCGCGGGCTGGCGCATCGCCGCCTGGCTGCTGCGCAACCGCGACGTCGACTTCATCTACGAGCGCTATTCGCTGTTCATGTACGCGCCGATTTGGCTGGCGCGGTTGCGCCGGATCCCGATCATCCTGGAGGTCAACGACTCGGCCACCGTCGAACGGGTGCGGCCCTTGGCGTTCCGCGGGCTGGCGATGGCCATCGAGCGCCTGGCCTTCCGCAATGCCAGCGGGCTGGTGTTCGTGTCGGGCATCTTCCGCGACCGCGCGCTGGCGGCGCACGGGGCCATGGCACCGGCCATCGTGACGCCGAACGCCGCGGACATCGCCAAGTTCACCTTCAGCGAGCAGCAGCGCGAGGGCACCCGGGCGCGCCTGGGGCTGGACGGCCACGTGGTCTGTGGCTACCTCGGCGGGTTCGTGCCATGGCATGCGATCGACCGCTTCGTGCACCGCATCGCGGACCACCTCGAGGCGGCGCCACACCTGAAACTGCTGCTGGTGGGCGATGGGGCCACCTATCCCGCGCTGCGTGCGCTGGTCGAGTCCCGCGGGCTGTCGTCGCAGGTGGTGATGACGGGGCGCGTGGCGCATGACGAGGTGCCCGGGCTGCTCGCGGCGATGGACATGGCCGTCCTGCCGAGCGCCGGCGACTACACGTCGCCCGTGAAGCTGTTCGAGTTCATGGCCTGCGGCGTGCCGCCGGTCGCGCCCGACTTCGAGCCGATCCGCGAAGTGCTGGTGGAGGGGGAGACGGGCTGGATGTTCAAGGCCGGCGACCTCGATGCCGCGGTCGCGAGTGTCCTGGCGCGGAGCCGCGACCGCGCGGTCCTGGCCAGGGTAGGCGCCGCCGCGCGCCGCTATATCGCCGCCCACCGGCAATGGCGCAACAATATCGAGGAACTGATCGCGTTCCATCATGCGCTTGCCGCGCGGAAGGCCATCCAGTGA
- a CDS encoding alpha/beta fold hydrolase, translating to MSGADGARVIAVEAADGHRYELLARIPAQPRRSLLWLPALGIAARHYLPFAEALAARGIAVFIHEWRGHGSSSLRASRAVDWGYRELLERDIPASEAVIDATLPGLPRVAGGHSLGGQLACCRLALAPAAAGTLWLVGSGAPWWRAFRLRERLWLPLAYRFLPWLADRAGALPGRHIGFGGNEARGLLRDWAATAISGRYAAIGLGDLEPRMAAVDVQVRAALLERDWLAPASSLQYLLSRLPRAQAEVTVLSASALGVPADHFAWMKSPHAIAAWLGS from the coding sequence GTGAGTGGTGCCGACGGGGCGCGCGTGATCGCGGTCGAGGCTGCCGATGGCCACCGCTACGAGCTGCTCGCCCGCATCCCCGCGCAGCCACGCCGCAGCCTGCTGTGGCTGCCGGCGCTCGGCATCGCGGCGCGCCATTACCTGCCATTCGCCGAAGCGCTTGCCGCGCGCGGCATCGCGGTGTTCATCCACGAATGGCGCGGCCACGGCAGCAGCAGCCTGCGCGCCAGCCGCGCCGTCGACTGGGGCTATCGCGAACTGCTTGAACGTGACATTCCCGCAAGTGAAGCGGTGATCGATGCGACCCTGCCCGGCCTGCCGCGCGTGGCCGGCGGACACAGCCTTGGCGGGCAGCTTGCCTGCTGCCGGCTCGCGCTCGCGCCGGCAGCGGCGGGCACGCTCTGGCTGGTCGGCAGCGGAGCACCATGGTGGCGCGCCTTCCGCCTGCGCGAGCGCTTGTGGCTGCCGCTGGCGTACCGCTTCCTGCCGTGGCTCGCGGATCGCGCCGGTGCACTGCCCGGCCGCCACATCGGCTTCGGCGGCAACGAGGCGCGCGGGCTGCTGCGCGACTGGGCCGCAACGGCCATCAGCGGTCGGTACGCCGCGATCGGTCTTGGTGACCTGGAGCCACGCATGGCCGCGGTGGACGTGCAGGTGCGTGCCGCGCTTCTGGAACGCGACTGGCTGGCACCCGCGTCATCACTGCAATACCTGCTGTCCAGACTTCCCCGGGCGCAGGCCGAGGTCACGGTCCTCTCCGCTTCCGCGCTGGGCGTGCCCGCGGATCATTTTGCATGGATGAAGTCGCCGCACGCGATCGCCGCCTGGCTCGGCAGCTGA
- a CDS encoding acyltransferase: protein MNALAALRHWTRTSAHPAAAAARRARGIGRGLTLPAPRIVVRPYLWLFLAARGTLFFLRRILVAEPLFKAYCTRVGRGVTTGIYVPWVQGSGELVVGDHVHVSGQISINFAASFSDRPRLEIGDHSDIAHLTRFVVGREIRIGRHVQVAGGVTFRDSGGHPTDPERRRLGGAPDPEDVKPIVVHDHAWIGTGVLVMPGTEIGEGAIVSAHAVVSGKVAPYSIVAGNPARRIGMVEQSAAA from the coding sequence GTGAACGCACTGGCGGCACTTCGCCACTGGACGCGCACCTCGGCCCACCCCGCGGCTGCCGCCGCGCGGCGTGCGAGGGGGATCGGCCGCGGCCTGACCCTGCCGGCACCGCGCATCGTGGTGCGGCCTTACCTCTGGCTGTTCCTGGCCGCGCGCGGCACGCTGTTCTTCCTGCGCCGCATCCTCGTGGCCGAGCCGCTCTTCAAGGCGTACTGCACCCGCGTCGGCCGCGGCGTGACCACCGGCATCTACGTTCCCTGGGTGCAGGGCAGCGGCGAACTCGTGGTCGGCGACCACGTCCACGTCAGCGGGCAGATCTCGATCAACTTCGCCGCGAGCTTCAGCGATCGCCCACGCCTGGAGATCGGCGATCATTCCGATATCGCCCACCTGACCCGTTTCGTGGTCGGGCGCGAGATCCGCATCGGGCGTCACGTCCAGGTCGCAGGCGGCGTGACGTTCCGAGACTCGGGCGGGCATCCCACCGATCCCGAGCGCCGGCGCCTCGGCGGCGCGCCGGACCCGGAAGACGTCAAGCCCATCGTGGTCCACGACCACGCATGGATCGGGACCGGCGTGCTGGTCATGCCGGGCACCGAGATCGGCGAGGGTGCGATCGTCTCCGCACACGCCGTGGTCTCCGGCAAGGTGGCGCCGTACAGCATCGTCGCCGGCAACCCGGCGCGCCGGATCGGCATGGTCGAGCAGTCAGCCGCCGCCTAG
- a CDS encoding pyridoxal-dependent decarboxylase, exosortase A system-associated, with protein sequence MNDSSNAGNPVMAWPTDAAGELLVGGKPLSRVVAAVGSTPCYLYDRARLTARSDGLRALLPAGVRVHYAMKANPMPALVAHMASLVDGIDVASAGELRVALDAGADPEHVSFAGPGKSDAELVQAQAAGVLVNIESFREIDILARASEATGTPARVALRVNLPFELKASGMKMTGGARQFGIDAEEIPAALRTIGAAGLAFEGFHMFAGSQNLRSAAIVEAQTRSYELAMEWAGLLPAPLRSLNLGGGFGIPYAPNESDLDLAPVVANLAALTARLRGDAPGAHIVIELGRYLVGEAGIYVSRVVDRKHSRGQVFLVVDGGMHHHLAASGNFGQVMRRNYPVMVNGRRGAVETASVVGPLCTPLDLLGDRMELGVAQPGDLVVVFQSGAYGRSASPRAFLGHPDVAEALV encoded by the coding sequence GTGAACGACTCCAGCAACGCCGGCAATCCGGTGATGGCATGGCCTACCGACGCCGCCGGGGAACTGCTGGTGGGCGGCAAGCCGCTGTCGCGCGTGGTCGCGGCCGTGGGCTCCACGCCCTGCTACCTGTATGACCGCGCGCGCCTGACCGCGCGCAGCGACGGCCTTCGCGCCCTGCTGCCTGCCGGCGTGCGCGTGCACTACGCGATGAAGGCCAACCCGATGCCCGCCCTCGTCGCGCACATGGCATCGCTGGTGGACGGCATCGACGTCGCCTCGGCGGGGGAACTGCGCGTGGCGCTGGACGCAGGAGCGGACCCGGAGCACGTGAGCTTCGCCGGGCCCGGGAAATCCGACGCCGAGCTTGTCCAGGCGCAAGCGGCCGGCGTGCTGGTGAACATCGAATCGTTCCGTGAAATCGACATCCTCGCCCGCGCGAGCGAGGCCACGGGCACGCCGGCGCGCGTCGCACTGCGCGTGAACCTGCCGTTCGAACTCAAGGCGTCGGGCATGAAGATGACCGGCGGCGCGCGCCAGTTCGGCATCGACGCCGAGGAGATCCCGGCCGCGTTGCGCACCATCGGTGCGGCGGGACTGGCGTTCGAGGGCTTCCACATGTTCGCCGGATCGCAGAACCTGCGCTCCGCGGCGATCGTCGAGGCGCAGACGCGGAGCTACGAACTGGCGATGGAGTGGGCAGGCCTGCTGCCGGCGCCGTTGCGCAGCCTGAACCTCGGTGGCGGCTTCGGCATCCCCTATGCGCCCAACGAGAGCGACCTCGACCTGGCGCCGGTCGTGGCAAACCTCGCCGCGCTGACCGCGCGGCTGCGCGGCGATGCGCCCGGCGCGCACATCGTGATCGAGCTCGGCCGCTACCTGGTGGGCGAGGCCGGGATCTACGTGTCGCGCGTCGTCGACCGCAAGCACTCGCGCGGGCAGGTGTTCCTGGTCGTCGACGGCGGCATGCACCACCATCTCGCGGCCTCCGGCAACTTCGGCCAGGTCATGCGCCGCAACTATCCCGTGATGGTCAACGGCCGCCGTGGCGCGGTGGAGACGGCCAGTGTCGTCGGGCCGCTGTGCACGCCGCTGGACCTGCTCGGCGACCGCATGGAGCTGGGCGTCGCGCAACCCGGCGACCTTGTGGTGGTCTTCCAGTCCGGCGCCTATGGGCGCAGCGCGAGCCCGCGTGCCTTCCTCGGCCATCCCGACGTGGCCGAAGCACTGGTCTGA